Below is a genomic region from Methanofollis sp. UBA420.
ATGAACTTGCCCACTCGGTCGTGGCGCGGTCGATGGGCCTCAAAATTAACTCTATCACCCTTCTCATCTTCGGCGGCGTCGCCTCCATGGAGGAGGGTCTGCCCGACCCGAAGGTCGAACTGCCGATGGCCCTTGTCGGGCCCCTGGCAAGCCTCGGCGTTGCGATCATATCTGTCGCCCTCACCTATGCGCCGGTATGGCTCGTGGACGCGGGACGCCTGAGCCCTGAGGTCGGCGGCGTCCTCATCTATTTCTTCGGCTACCTGGCCCTGCTGAACTTCGTCCTCTTCCTCTTCAACCTGCTCCCGGCCTTCCCGATGGACGGCGGGCGGGTCCTGCGGGCGTGGCTTGCGAAGAAGATGCCACTCCACCAGGCGACGAAGATCGCGGCCGACATCGGGCGGGGCTTTGCGGTCTTCTTCGGGATCTTCGGGTTTCTGATCTTCAGCCCGATCCTGATCATCATCGCCTTCTTCATCTATATCGGGGCGAACCAGGAGGCGACGGCGGTGCGCTACAGTTTCCTTCTCCGCGACGTCTCGGTCGGCGACGTGATGTCCGCGCCGGTGGCGACGGTGCCGCCGGACATGCCGGTCAACGAGGTGGTGAAGATGATGTACGACACGAAGCACCTCGGCTTCCCGGTGATGGACCGCGGCGGCCTTGTCGGCATGGTCACTCTCGGGGACGTCCATGCGGCGCCGGCCCTCGACCGCGAGGCGATGCAGGTGCGCGACCTGATGTCGAAGGACCTCGTCGTCCTCCCGCCCGACGCCCCGCTCACCGAGGCGATGAGGATCATGTCCCAGACCGGCATCGGCAGGATTCCGGTCGTCGAGGAGGGGGAGGTCGTCGGCATCGTGACGCGGACAGATATCCTGACGACGCTGGAGATCAAGGAGGCGTGAGAGGGGAGAAAAGAGGGAGATTGGTGCCTCAAAGTGGCGCTGCCGCTCGAAAACCTACATTTTTCTCAAAATCGCGAACTTTCGCAACCTCTCATCAGGATAGGGGGTATGGCATCTCTCTCCTCAGGATCTCAAGTTCGCACTTCCCGGGACCAATCCTATTATCGGGGGACGAGCGTCAGCGAGTTCAAGAAGATCAGAGATCTTCGAGGTCCGGGGGCAACGAGAAGGTCGAAGACCTTTGAGGTGCGAACGAAGTGAGCAGGAGAATACGGAAAATCGAAGATTTTCCTGTTCGGGCACATCTTCGATGTGCCACGGACCGTCAGGTTTTCGAGGCAGTCCCCCGGCACAGATTGAGGGGAAGGCGGTGGGTCCGCGCTCCCTCCCTGCGATCACGGGGGAGACATCAAACCCAGCATGAGGGATCCAACAAAGCCCAAGAAGTCTAAAATATTGATTATTTAGAAAAATCCCCAATCGTCGTTGCTCTTCTTTTTCTTCCGAGAACCACTTTGCCCAAAAAAATCCGGCATATCAACCTTCGGCGGTTTGATTTTAGGCTGCGATATTTTCGGCGCACGTACCATGAATGCCGACGACTCCGAACCATTCACTTTTGGCCTATTCCGCAAGATACTCCGAATATCAGTCTTTACAGAGTCGGGCCGTTTTTGAATCCATCCTTTCTGGGTGCTTTTGGAAATCGGTTTATGATGAACATCATCATGGCAGAGAGAACACAAAACCAGCAAATTGCTCTGCGTGTTCAGATCTTTTGCTCCGGAAGCTTTCGCCACTTCGTCGATATGGTGAATCTTGAGATTTCTTTGAGGAAATTTTTTTCTGCACTTTTCACATTTATTCCCCACTGCAGCCATTATATTCTTCTTTTTGGCCGCAGTAAGAGCATCCCGTGTCTTTTCTTTGTCGGTTCGTTCATCAAAGAGCCCTGCCATGCTACTCTCTCCGGACCCCCTTATAATTCCCTCCTGTTGTCTTACAACTCTTGATCCTTCCCGTTTTTGCATCTCTCTTGTAGTTCAATCCAGTCACAGGATTGTTAAATTGGCTTGTCTTTTTTACTGCTCCTCTACGATACCCATTCCCAGTATTTGTCGCCATTTTATATCACAACACTGAATATGATCAATACCATATAATATATGTTTTGCATTTTTGAGAATAGATGATCTCACAAAATAGCGATTATTAAAAATCCTTTAATTGAACCAAAACATAAAAAAGCACAGAAATCGGAGGTGAAAATCCGTGGACTTCAACCACGACGATAATCATTTTCCGTTCATTCACGCTATGGGCGCGAAGAAATAAAATCCGGATTTACCCTTCAATATCTGCGCGTCTTTTCGCGTAAGTCTATCCACCCCTTTCAAAACGCGAGGTACCCATCCACCCCCGTCTCCCCCGCGACCTTCCTGAAGGCGGCGAGGTCGGCGAAGGGCCGCTTCGCAAGGACCGTGACCGCCGTCTTCTTGCCGACGCCGGGGATAGAGCGAATCGCCGACGGAGGGAGAGTGTTCACCTCGACAGGCGCCGGGAGGGCGGTGATGGACCGCATGCCCCAGTCGACGACGACGGCGTCGGTGACCGTCCCTTCGGGGAGGGGGAGGGGGAGGCCGACAAGGATGGGGTACGACCCCATCTGCCGCCCGAAACTCGTCTGCCCGGAGACCTCGACGCCGACGTCGCGGAGGAGGGTCCCTGTCGGGAAGACACGCCTGAGCATGGGGAGGTCGAAGTCCTTCCTCACCCACTCCTTGAAGGCGCGGAATGCCCCCTCGTGCCGGCCGAGAGTGTTCTCCTCGTAGGCCCGCGTCCCCATGAAGGGCATCAACTGCCTGATGTTCACCCGCCGCACCTGGAGACCGGCAGCGAGCACCCTCTCCAGGAAGGCGCGGTTTCTGGCGTATGTCTCCGCGGTCTCGCCGGCAAGGCCGCAGACGAAGTTGAGGCCAGGCAGGAGGTCGGGGACGCCGTCCCTCCGGCCGCCGCCCACCTCGTTGACGATCTCGATCGCCCGGAAGACCGCGTCGGGGAGTGCCTTGAGGTTGTTCGCCCGGATCACCGCGGGGTCGGCGGTCTCCATGCCGAAGGCGGCGACGTCGCCGGGCGTGTGGCCTGCCACGATCGCGGCGAGGGCCTCGCGGCTCTCCTCCTCGTGCCAGGCGATGGTGCCGGGGTTCACATTGTCGATGTGGAGGGTCTGGAGGTCGGGCGCCGCCGCCCTGATGCGGGCGAAGAGGTCGGCGATCAGGTCGGGCCGTGGCTTCGGGAACTCGTCCCCGCCGCCCGTGCCGAAGGCGAGAAGGTCGGGTTGCCGCCCCAGCCTGAAGTGGCGGGCGCCCGCGGCGTACAGCGCCGCCACCTCTGCGGCGACGCCGGCGGCGGAACGGTAGCGCGGCAGACCGTAGAAGGGTTCGGTGCAGAAGGAGCACCCGCCGCCGGCGGCGCGGGAGCACCCCTGCGCCGTCTCCAGTTCGCACATCACCCGCGGAAAGAGGGGGTGCTGCCCGATCACCGGAGCGCCGAGGACGCTCCACCGGTCGATATCCGCGTACCCAGCCGTCCCTGCCGGTTCCCCGCCGGAGAGGAGAGAGTCGAGGGCGGCGGAGGGCGACCCTGAAAGAAGGTGGTCGAACCCTGCCGCTGCCGTCTCCACCGCCTTCTTCCCCCCCTGCGGGGAGTAGCCGAAACCGATAGGCCCGCCGAGCACCTTCTCGGGGCCGCGGACCTGCACGCCGAT
It encodes:
- a CDS encoding HNH endonuclease signature motif containing protein, which gives rise to MAGLFDERTDKEKTRDALTAAKKKNIMAAVGNKCEKCRKKFPQRNLKIHHIDEVAKASGAKDLNTQSNLLVLCSLCHDDVHHKPISKSTQKGWIQKRPDSVKTDIRSILRNRPKVNGSESSAFMVRAPKISQPKIKPPKVDMPDFFGQSGSRKKKKSNDDWGFF
- a CDS encoding CBS domain-containing protein, giving the protein MNGSLRIGHLFGIPIYLHWTFLIVIPLFAWIIGSQIALTATMIAGLFGVEITMTLFLQGFAPYILGAAISLGLFAGVLIHELAHSVVARSMGLKINSITLLIFGGVASMEEGLPDPKVELPMALVGPLASLGVAIISVALTYAPVWLVDAGRLSPEVGGVLIYFFGYLALLNFVLFLFNLLPAFPMDGGRVLRAWLAKKMPLHQATKIAADIGRGFAVFFGIFGFLIFSPILIIIAFFIYIGANQEATAVRYSFLLRDVSVGDVMSAPVATVPPDMPVNEVVKMMYDTKHLGFPVMDRGGLVGMVTLGDVHAAPALDREAMQVRDLMSKDLVVLPPDAPLTEAMRIMSQTGIGRIPVVEEGEVVGIVTRTDILTTLEIKEA
- a CDS encoding radical SAM protein, coding for MTSDAVILDGYVDEPACLGVPPYISPYIRYCAGVLVEHGYTVRYTTIDAVRKNPAVLRTFNDASLLLVIAGITVPGKYLAGTPATLTELSQIGVQVRGPEKVLGGPIGFGYSPQGGKKAVETAAAGFDHLLSGSPSAALDSLLSGGEPAGTAGYADIDRWSVLGAPVIGQHPLFPRVMCELETAQGCSRAAGGGCSFCTEPFYGLPRYRSAAGVAAEVAALYAAGARHFRLGRQPDLLAFGTGGGDEFPKPRPDLIADLFARIRAAAPDLQTLHIDNVNPGTIAWHEEESREALAAIVAGHTPGDVAAFGMETADPAVIRANNLKALPDAVFRAIEIVNEVGGGRRDGVPDLLPGLNFVCGLAGETAETYARNRAFLERVLAAGLQVRRVNIRQLMPFMGTRAYEENTLGRHEGAFRAFKEWVRKDFDLPMLRRVFPTGTLLRDVGVEVSGQTSFGRQMGSYPILVGLPLPLPEGTVTDAVVVDWGMRSITALPAPVEVNTLPPSAIRSIPGVGKKTAVTVLAKRPFADLAAFRKVAGETGVDGYLAF